The genomic DNA CGGTCGCCTCGGTCACGATGTCTCAGGGCGGCTTCGTCACCATCCACGACGCGACGGTCGGCGACGACGCCATCGGCTCCGTGCGCGGTACCTCCAGCTACCTGGAGGCCGGCACGAGCGAGGACGTCGAGGTCTCGCTGGACACCCCCGTCGAGGCGTCGGGGCAGTTCTTCGCGATGCCGCACCTCGACACCGACGGCGACGAGACGTACGACTTCGTCTCCAGCGAGGGCGCCGCCGACGGCCCCTACGTGACCGCCGAGAGCGAGATCGTCCTCGCGCCCGCGCAGGTCACGCTGGCCGACGGCGCGACCGACACCGAGATGGGTGGCGACGGCGGGAGCGACGACACGCCCGAGACCACTGAATCCGGCGGTCAGCCCGGCTTCGGCGTGGTCGTCGCGGTGCTCGCCCTGCTGGGCGCGGCACTGCTCGCCCGTCGGAGCTGAACCACCGGGACGCCCCGGTAGCTTCAAGAACCTGCTTCCGACATTCTTTTATATCATTATTTCACATGGCCGGTGCACCGTCCTGTTCCTGAATGGACGAATTCGGCGGTTAGGAGCCACCAGGGTCGTGGTAACGGCTCACACGAGAGCGAAATGTTTAAGTAGATTTCGGCCTTACTGTGGGTAAGGAGTCGTCCCGCCGGATTTCTTTCGTCTACCCGGCCCGGCAGAGGGGCGTCTCTCGCACCCACAATGAGTGATACCACGACACTCCGAACACAGGAGCACACCAGCGAGGCAGAGCGGACGCGCGAGGCCGAGGAGGAGACGGTCTGCCCCGAGTGCGGCGGCCGGCTCGAGACGGACAGCGAGCACGGCGAGGTCGTCTGCAGCGACTGCGGTCTCGTCGTAGAGGAGGACGCCGTCGACCGCGGGCCCGAGTGGCGCGCGTTCGACGCCAGCGAGCGCGACAGCAAGAGCCGCGTCGGCGCCCCGACGACGAAGATGATGCACGACAAGGGGCTCTCGACCAACATCGGCTGGCAGGACAAGGACGCCTACGGCAACAGCCTGTCCTCGCGCCAGCGCCAGAAGATGCAGCGCCTGCGGACCTGGAACGAGCGGTTCCGGACCCGCGACTCGAAGGAGCGTAACCTCAAGCAGGCGCTCGGCGAGATCGACCGGATGTCCAGCGCGCTGGGCCTCCCCGAGAACGTCCGCGAGACCGCGAGCGTCATCTACCGCCGCGCGCTCGCGGAGAACCTGCTGCCCGGGCGCTCCATCGAGGGCGTCGCCACCGCCGCGGTGTACGCTGCGGCCCGGCAGGCTGGCGTCCCGCGGAGCCTCGACGAGATCAGCGTGGTCTCGCGTGTCGACCGCATGGAGCTCACCCGGACCTACCGCTACATCGTGCGGGAGCTGAACCTCGAGATCGCCCCGGCGGACCCGGAGAGCTACATCCCCCGGTTCGCGAGCGACCTCGAGCTGAGCGACGAGGTCGAGCGCCGCGCCCGGGACCTCGTCGAGGACGGCCGCGAGGCCGGCCTCCTCTCGGGCAAGTCGCCCGTCGGACTCGCTGCCGCCGCGGTGTACGCCGCGGCCCTG from Haloglomus litoreum includes the following:
- a CDS encoding transcription initiation factor IIB, with product MSDTTTLRTQEHTSEAERTREAEEETVCPECGGRLETDSEHGEVVCSDCGLVVEEDAVDRGPEWRAFDASERDSKSRVGAPTTKMMHDKGLSTNIGWQDKDAYGNSLSSRQRQKMQRLRTWNERFRTRDSKERNLKQALGEIDRMSSALGLPENVRETASVIYRRALAENLLPGRSIEGVATAAVYAAARQAGVPRSLDEISVVSRVDRMELTRTYRYIVRELNLEIAPADPESYIPRFASDLELSDEVERRARDLVEDGREAGLLSGKSPVGLAAAAVYAAALLCNEKVTQSEVSEVASISEVTIRNRYKELLEAAEVITA